The proteins below are encoded in one region of Pleuronectes platessa chromosome 12, fPlePla1.1, whole genome shotgun sequence:
- the tlx1 gene encoding T-cell leukemia homeobox protein 1 isoform X2: MDHIGISLLGSHLQQHAHVEPISFGIDQILSNVEHNCMLGVKMHEPDYGHPVYIGSVSDGGNSGGFACGNTGYNGTSSSCGGTYHMNMDVNVNGTNENTAGVIRVPAHRPLNGGNSMPPVSATINNLTTLTFPWMESNRRYTKDRFPGHPYQTRAPPKKKKPRTSFSRLQICELEKRFHRQKYLASAERAALAKALKMTDSQVKTWFQNRRTKWRRQTAEEREAERQQANRILMQLHQEAFQKNINQPLTPDPLCLQNRSLFALQNLKPWTENTAKISSVSACN; the protein is encoded by the exons ATGGATCACATAGGGATAAGCTTATTGGGGTCGCATCTGCAACAGCATGCGCACGTAGAGCCCATCAGCTTTGGAATTGATCAGATCCTCAGCAACGTGGAGCATAATTGCATGCTGGGTGTTAAGATGCACGAGCCAGACTACGGACACCCGGTGTACATTGGCAGCGTTAGCGACGGCGGCAACAGCGGAGGATTTGCGTGCGGCAACACTGGGTATAATGGCACTAGTAGCTCGTGCGGCGGGACTTATCACATGAATATGGATGTCAATGTGAACGGGACCAACGAAAATACCGCTGGGGTTATCCGTGTACCCGCACACCGGCCCCTGAACGGAGGGAACTCCATGCCGCCGGTTAGCGCTACTATCAACAACCTGACTACACTCACCTTCCCTTGGATGGAGAGCAACCGACGCTACACTAAAGACAGGTTCCCag GTCATCCTTATCAGACCCGGGCGCCTCCTAAGAAGAAGAAGCCCCGGACATCTTTCTCTCGCCTGCAGATCTGTGAGCTGGAGAAACGGTTCCATCGGCAAAAATACCTGGCGTCTGCTGAGAGAGCTGCTCTAGCCAAAGCTTTGAAGATGACTGATTCTCAGGTCAAAACCTGGTTCCAAAACAGACGGACCAAATGGAG GCGGCAGACTGCGGAGGAGCGAGAGGCCGAGCGGCAGCAGGCCAACCGGATTCTTATGCAACTTCATCAGGAAGCCTTTCAGAAAAACATCAACCAGCCGTTGACCCCGGACCCACTTTGCCTGCAGAACAGGTCTCTGTTCGCACTGCAAAACCTGAAGCCCTGGACCGAGAATACCGCCAAGATCAGCAGCGTGTCGGCCTGCAATTAG
- the tlx1 gene encoding T-cell leukemia homeobox protein 1 isoform X1, which translates to MDHIGISLLGSHLQQHAHVEPISFGIDQILSNVEHNCMLGVKMHEPDYGHPVYIGSVSDGGNSGGFACGNTGYNGTSSSCGGTYHMNMDVNVNGTNENTAGVIRVPAHRPLNGGNSMPPVSATINNLTTLTFPWMESNRRYTKDRFPVSLSPLNVTRRVGHPYQTRAPPKKKKPRTSFSRLQICELEKRFHRQKYLASAERAALAKALKMTDSQVKTWFQNRRTKWRRQTAEEREAERQQANRILMQLHQEAFQKNINQPLTPDPLCLQNRSLFALQNLKPWTENTAKISSVSACN; encoded by the exons ATGGATCACATAGGGATAAGCTTATTGGGGTCGCATCTGCAACAGCATGCGCACGTAGAGCCCATCAGCTTTGGAATTGATCAGATCCTCAGCAACGTGGAGCATAATTGCATGCTGGGTGTTAAGATGCACGAGCCAGACTACGGACACCCGGTGTACATTGGCAGCGTTAGCGACGGCGGCAACAGCGGAGGATTTGCGTGCGGCAACACTGGGTATAATGGCACTAGTAGCTCGTGCGGCGGGACTTATCACATGAATATGGATGTCAATGTGAACGGGACCAACGAAAATACCGCTGGGGTTATCCGTGTACCCGCACACCGGCCCCTGAACGGAGGGAACTCCATGCCGCCGGTTAGCGCTACTATCAACAACCTGACTACACTCACCTTCCCTTGGATGGAGAGCAACCGACGCTACACTAAAGACAGGTTCCCag TGTCACTCTCACCCCTCAATGTAACACGTCGTGTAGGTCATCCTTATCAGACCCGGGCGCCTCCTAAGAAGAAGAAGCCCCGGACATCTTTCTCTCGCCTGCAGATCTGTGAGCTGGAGAAACGGTTCCATCGGCAAAAATACCTGGCGTCTGCTGAGAGAGCTGCTCTAGCCAAAGCTTTGAAGATGACTGATTCTCAGGTCAAAACCTGGTTCCAAAACAGACGGACCAAATGGAG GCGGCAGACTGCGGAGGAGCGAGAGGCCGAGCGGCAGCAGGCCAACCGGATTCTTATGCAACTTCATCAGGAAGCCTTTCAGAAAAACATCAACCAGCCGTTGACCCCGGACCCACTTTGCCTGCAGAACAGGTCTCTGTTCGCACTGCAAAACCTGAAGCCCTGGACCGAGAATACCGCCAAGATCAGCAGCGTGTCGGCCTGCAATTAG